From Candidatus Omnitrophota bacterium:
CTTTTGTGGTTTTAGGCACAGTGCTTTTGTGGTTTGGTTGGTTTGGTTTTAATGCCGGCAGTGCGTTAGCGGCAAACGGCTTAGCGGTAAATGCGTTTGTGGTAACTAATACCGCAGCAGCGGCTGCGGGTTTAGCTTGGGCTTTGATCGAATGGATGCATAATGGAAAGCCTACCATTTTTGGTGTCTGTTCTGGTGCAGTCGCAGGCTTAGTCGCGATTACTCCTGCAGCAGGTTTTGTGGGTGTAATTGGAGCTATAGTTATTGGTTTATTGGTGAGTGTAGTTTGTTTTATTGCCGTGACTGTAATCAAGCCGCTTTTTGGTTATGATGATTCTTTGGATGCATTTGGCGTACACTGTGTAGGAGGAATCTGGGGGGCGTTAGCTACAGGATTATTTGCTTCTAAGCTGATTAATCCTGCTGGAGCCAATGGGTTATTTTTTGGTAATCCTAAACAATTCCTGACACAGGCTTTAGCTGTAGGTGTAACCATTGTTTATACAGGAGTTGTAACCTTTATTATTTATAAATTAGTGGATATTTTTATTGGGGTTAGGGTTGATGAGAAGTCAGAAGCTATAGGTCTTGACCTTACCCAGCATCGTGAGAGGGCATATACGATACTTGAATGAAAGCTCTAAGCCATAAGCCGTAAGCGGCAAGTTTTAAGCTTACAGCTTATAACTTAAAACTTAGAGCTAGAGTTTACAAAGGAGGATAATATGAAACTAGTGATTGCTATAATTCAACCGTATAAGCTAGAAGAAGTAAAGGAGGAGCTGTATAAGGTAGAAGTAAACCTGATTACCGTAAGCGAAGTTTTAGGCCATGGCCGCCAGAAAGGTATCACTGAAGTCTACCGCGGTTCTAAAGAAACCGGGAATCTCCTGCGAAAAATCCGCCTTGAGATTGCCGTAAACGATAATTATCTTGAACCGACAATCAAGGCAATTGTTAAAGGCGCCAAAACCGGTGAAACCGGAGATGGAAAAATATTTGTCCTCGATCTTAAAGAATGCATCCGTATCCGCACTGAAGAACGCGGGGCAGTGGCGATAGGGTAGGAATTAGAGATCCTTCGTCTGTAGATAAAAGCTTATTGTGGACTCAGGATAAATTTTGCTTCGCAAAATTTAATTTAAGTTACCAAAACAGGTAGTTGTTTACTTGTACTATTATAGATTAATATAAGCACACAGTAGTGTTTATATTGAAGAAGCGCAATGTAAGCGCCAATACGGTTTATAAAATAACCGTAAAGGCGCTTTTTTTTCGCCAGAAATCGTGGCGAATCCGCCATGTATTATGGCGGAATTTACTTACCCTATTTTTACGCAATTGGTTATCCAGTTGAGCAAATTAATCGAAACAGTTTCCAGCCCAATCGGGAAATGGGGTTTAAGAGAAGAAACTATTTATGGGAGGTGAGATGATTAATCAAGCGGATACGTTGTTTGTTCTGATGTCGGCGGCGTTTGTAATGCTGATGACTCCCGGCCTTGCTTTTTTCTACGGAGGCATGGTCAGGCGCAAGAATATTTTAAGCGTTTTAATGCAATGTTTTGTTGCTTTATGTCTGTTGTCTTTACAATGGATAATTTTTGGTTATAGCCTATCTTTTGCTCCAGGAAATGGGTTTTGGGGAGGCCTTAGTTGGTTTGGTTTAAACGGAGTGGGGGCAGCTCCTTATGCGGGTTATTCTGTGACTATTCCGCATCAGGCATTTATGGTTTTTCAGATGATGTTTGCTGTTATAACTCCAGCGCTTATTATTGGTGCTTTTGCCGAAAGGATGAAGTTTTCGGCTTTCTTAGTTTTCACCCTACTTTGGGCAACCTTTGTTTATGATCCTTTGTGTCACTGGATTTGGGGAGTAGGAGGTTGGCTTAGAAACCTTGGCGTGCTTGATTTTGCCGGAGGTATTGTTGTGCATACTAGCGCCGGAATTGCAGCTTTAGTTTCTACTATTATCATTGGTAAAAGAAAGAACTTGGAGCATACACCGTCTCCACATAACCTCCCTTTTGTAGTTTTAGGAACTGCGCTTTTATGGTTTGGCTGGTATGGTTTTAATGCCGGCAGCGCTTTGGCGGTAAATGGAATTGCAGTAAGCGCTTTTATTGCTACTAATACTGCTGCAGCCGCAGCCGGTTTAAGCTGGGCGTTCTTGGAGTGGATACGTAATGGCAAACCTACGGTTTTTGGTATTGTAACCGGTTCGATTGCTGGGCTTGCCACTGTTACTCCTGCTTCGGGATTTGTAAGCCCGATTTCAGCAATTATTATCGGTATTGCTGCCAGTATAATTTGTTTTATCGCGGTTGCAGTAACTAAACCGCGGTTTGGTTATGATGATTCTTTGGATGCCTTCGGCGTGCATGGCGTAGGAGGAATACTGGGTACGCTTTTAACCGGGGTATTGGCTTCTAAAGCAATAAATCCGGCAGGAGCGGACGGTTTATTATATGGTAATCCTAAGCAGTTACTTATACAATTATTGGCGGTTACGGTTGCAGTAAGCTATACTTTTATTGCTACTTTTATTATTTATAAGCTCGTAGATATTTTCTTTAGGATGCGTGTAAGTGAGAAAGATGAGCTGGTCGGTCTTGACCTTACCCAGCATCGTGAGAGGGCATATACGATACTTGAATGAAAGCTCTAAGCCATAAGCCGTAAGCGGCAAGTTTTAAGCTTACAGCTTATAACTTAAAACTTAGAGCTAGAGTTTACAAAGGAGGATAATATGAAACTAGTGATTGCTATAATTCAACCGTATAAGCTAGAAGAAGTAAAGGAGGAGCTGTATAAGGTAGAAGTAAACCTGATTACCGTAAGCGAAGTTTTAGGCCATGGCCGCCAGAAAGGTATCACTGAAGTCTACCGCGGTTCTAAAGAAACCGGGAATCTCCTGCGAAAAATCCGCCTTGAGATTGCCGTAAACGATAATTATCTTGAACCGACAATCAAGGCAATTGTTAAAGGCGCCAAAACCGGTGAAACCGGAGATGGAAAAATATTTGTCCTCGATCTTAAAGAATGCATCCGTATCCGCACTGAAGAACGCGGGGCAGTGGCGATAGGGTAGGAAAACCAGGTGACGGTTCTCTTTCTTAAGAGAACCGTCACCTGGTTTTTAAGAAGATTGAAGTTACCAGAAATGATTCTTTTTTACTTGTAATTAGAGAACAGAGGCGTTCTGGTGTATTAGAGAATGCCTCTTTTAATTTTTGCTGATTGTGGTAAGATAAATCCAATATTCTTTTAATGTGCAAGGGGGGGAAAATGAGCATAAGACAGAAGGTTTTATTTAAAATTAAGAGCACTGACTTGGAAAAAATTGATTCTCCGAAAAAGGTTTCTTCTTATTTTGGAGAAAATACTTTTAACACCGAAACTATGCAGAAGCATATCTCTAAGCCTACCTTTGAAGCTTTTAAGCTTTGGATGTCTGAGGGCAAGACCATTACCATGGAACAGGCGAATGAGATTGCCGGTGCCATGAAAGACTGGGCGATGGCCAAAGGCGCCACATATTATACGCATTGGTTTCAGCCGATGACCGGCCTGACTGCAGAGAAGCACGATAGTTTCATCTCTATTACTGCTCCGGGAAAAGTAATTGAAAAATTTTCAGGCAATAAATTAATCCAGGGTGAGCCGGATGCCTCAAGTTTTCCCTCAGGAGGAATTCGCGCGACTTTTGAAGCCAGAGGTTATACTGCCTGGGATCCTTCAAGCCCGGCATTTATTATTGAAAGTACACTTGGTAAAACTTTATGTATCCCCACGATATTTATTTCTTACCATGGCGAGGCGTTAGATAAAAAATTACCGCTTTTACGTTCAGATGAAGCATTAAATAATGCTGCTATAGGATTGGTAAAGCTTTTCGGTCGTAAAGATGTAAAGAAAGTATTTTCCACCTGTGGGCCGGAACAGGAATATTTTCTAATTGATAAAAACTATTATAATTTACGCCAGGATTTGATTATGACCGGCCGTACTTTGGTTGGCGCGCCGTCACCTAAGGGGCAGCAGTTAGAGGATCAATATTTTGGCACGATTAAAGAACGTGTAGTTAATTTTATGTTTGAAGTGGCTGTTGAAGCCTATAAGTTGGGAATTCCTGTAATGACCCGGCATAATGAGGTTGCGCCGCATCAGTATGAATTTGCTCCGATATTTGAAGAGTCAAATATAGCCGCTGACCACAATCAGCTACTTATGGAGTTGATGAAAAAAGTTGCTTTAAGGCATGGTATGGTCTGTCTTTTACATGAGAAGCCTTTTGCCGGCATAAACGGAAGCGGAAAACACCTAAATTGGTCGCTGGCGGATGATTTAGGTAATAATCTGCTTAATCCTGGGCAGACTCCTGAAGATAATTTACAGTTTTTAGCAGTGTTGGCTGCGGTTTTAAGAGCAGTTTATTTGCATGCCGATCTCCTGCGTGCTTCCGTTGCTCTAGCCGGTAATGAGCACCGCTTGGGCGCCAATGAAGCTCCGCCGGCAATCATTAGTGTTTTCTTGGGCGCGCAACTTACCTCTATTCTGAATATGATTGAGAAAGGGGTTAAATCTAAGGTTTCCAAAGCCGATATTATTGATTTGGGGTTAGCCCGCTTGCCTAAGTTTAATAAGGATACAACTGACCGTAATCGTACCTCGCCTTTTGCTTTTACCGGCGCTAAGTTTGAATTCCGCGCCGTCGGTTCATCGCAAAACATCTCAACACCTATTGCGGTAATTAACACGATTATTGCTGAAAGTCTGGATTATGTTGCGGATAGCATTAAGCGGGCCACGTCTACGGGGAAGGATTTTAATTCTGCGGTACTCTTGGTAATTTCTAAGATCGTTAAAGAGACTAAAGATATTCGTTTTGAGGGGAATAATTATGCAGAGGAGTGGATTAAGGAAGCCAAGAAGCGTGGATTGCCGAATATTGCTTCGACTTATGAGTCGCTAGAGGCTCTAACCAAAAAAGAGAATATTGCTCTTTTTGAGAAATATAAAGTTTTTTCCAAAGAAGAACTGGTCGCCCGTTACCATATCTGGATCCACATGTATAACCTGACCCTTGAAATCGAGGCCAATACTTTAAATGAGATGGTCAATGCCTCAGTAGTCCCGGCAGGTTATGAATATGAAAAATTGTTAGCGTTAAATTTGGATGCGCTAGTAAAATTACAGAAGGATGCCGGTTTAAAAGTTGATGTTGCGGCGTTAAAGGATAAGAAGGAGCATTTGGCTGAAATAGTTGCCAAGATTTATTATGTACGCAGGAATGTCGGTGAAATGATTAAGCTGCTTGAGAAGGCCAGTAAGGTAAGCAATGAGAAGCGCGCAGAGCTTTATTTTGAGGGACTTAAGCCTTTGATGGAGCACATTAGAAAGCATGTTGATCAGCTTGAATGCGTGGTCTCCGATGATGCCTGGGATTTACCTAAGTATCGCGAAATGTTGTTTATAAAATAGGTTACCAAAATAACCTTATTTTTACTTGTATATTTAGGCACATTGTAGTGCCTAAATTATAACAAAAAGAACATAGACGTTCATGATGGCCAAGGTTGTTTTTTGCCAAAGTGAACGTCTTTTTTTATCGCCAGGCATGCATAAAGTTTAGGCAATTTATGATTACTATACTTATCACAGAAGATGAATTAAAGGCTAAAGAGGCCTTGACTAAAATGTTAGAGCAGGAAGGTTACGCCTTATCCGGAAGTGAATCTGGAAATGATGTAATCCGAGTAGTCAAGAAAGACTGCATAAGGGATCTGGCTTTTATTAAAGATAAAGTAATAGAGCTGGAAAATTCTTTGTTTATTGAAAAAAAAGGGGTACTTTATAAATCTGTTTTAGAGGCAATAGAGAAGCCTTTGCTTGAACAAACTCTGGAACGTTGTGAAGGCAATCAACTAAAGGCAGCGCGCATTTTGGGAATAAATCGCAATACCATGCGGGCAAAAATAAAAAAATTGAGCATTAATGCAGATAGGTGGAAAACAAATATATGAGATATACGCATTTACCGAAAAAACAAGGTTTATATGACCCGCAGTTTGAACATGATTCATGCGGCGTTGGGTTTGTTTGTAATATTAAAGGGAATAAGAGCAATGATATTGTCAGGCAAGGCCTGGAAGTCCTAAGGCGTCTTGCTCATCGCGGCGCAACCGGGGCAGATCCTAAAACCGGAGACGGGGCCGGCTTGCTTATTCAATTTCCGCATGAATTTTTTGTTTCTGTATGTAAAAAAGAAAATATTAGCCTGCCTCAAAAAGGTAAGTATGCTTCCGGATTAGTATTTTTGCCGCAGGATGCCTTAGAGCGTAAATTTTGCAAAGAAACATTTGAGAATATTATTAATAATGAGGCCCAGATATTTTTAGGCTGGCGCAAGGTTCCCGTTAATAATCAGGATATTGGAAAAACCGCAAAAGATACTCAGCCGCAAATTGAACAGATTTTTATTGGCCGCAATAAAAATATAGTTGACGTTTTAGCTTTTGAAAGGAAACTTTATATTATCCGTAAGCAGGTTGAAAATATTATCCGTGCCTCTAAGATAAAACAAAAACCTTTTTTTTATATTCCAAGTTTGTCCAGCCGAACCTTTATCTATAAGGGCCTGCTTATGCCGCATCAGGTAGAAAGTTTCTTTTTAGATCTAAGTTCCAAGGAGATTAAAAGCGCTTTAGCCCTGGTGCATTCGCGTTACTCGACCAATACTTTTCCTACCTGGGATTTATCCCAGCCATTTAGATTTATTGCCCATAATGGCGAGATTAATACTTTAAGAGGAAATATTAATTGGATGCGTGCCCGAGAGAGTTTTTTAAAGAGTGAATTATTCAGCAAAGATTTAAAGAAGATTTTACCGGTAATCGTTGCAGGCGGTAGTGATTCAGCGATCCTGGATAATGTTTTTGAGCTTTTAACCTTATCCGGTAGAAGCCTTGTGCATACAATCTCGATGTTAATACCAGCTGCCTGGGAGCAGAATAATATGCTCAGTCAGGATGTGAGGGTTTTTTATAAATATCATACTTGTCTTATCGAGCCATGGGACGGACCGGCAGCGATTGCGTTTACTGATGGCGATTCTATCGGCGCAGTTCTTGACCGTAACGGATTGCGGCCTTGCCGCTATATTGTGACTAAAGATGATTTTGTGGTTATGGCTTCTGAGGTAGGAGTTTTGAATATTAAACCTTCTAATATTCTTCATTCGGGACGGCTTGAACCAGGGAAGGCCTTTTTTATCGATACAAAAGCTGGGCGAATTATTGAAGATAGCCAGATAAAAAAAGAGCTCGCGCATGAGAGGCCATATGAGCAATGGGTTAAGAAAAATATATTGGAGTTAGATACTTTGGCGGAGAAAACCCCCAAAAAAGATAAGGCTGATACTTTAACGCAGTTAAAAGCCTTCGGCTATACGCGTGAAGATTTAAAAACACTGATTAAACCAATGGCTGAAAATTCCCAGGAGCCGGTGGGCTCGATGGGTAATGATACTGCGCATGCTGTGCTTTCAGCCAAGCCGCAACTCTTGTTTTCTTATTTTAAGCAATTGTTTGCCCAGGTAACTAACCCTCCGATTGACCCTATCCGCGAGGAGTTGGTAATGAGTTTGGCCAGCTACCTGGGCCCGGAAAAGAACATTTTAAGCGACGGAGAGGATCATTGCCATAAATTATTAGTGGCTCGTCCGGTTTTAAGCGATATCGAGCTTGAGAAAATACGAAGAATAAAAAAGAATGGCTTTAAAACTAAAACTATCTCGTTACTTTTTCAAGCGGACGAAAAAATTAATTTTTCCAAGGAGCTTAAAAAAATATTTCAGGCAGCCGAATCCGCCATAAAGGCAGGTTATAGTTTTATTATTTTAAGCGATAGAGGGGTCAATAAAGATTATGCTAGCCTCCCAAGCCTCTTGGCAGTCTCTGCGCTGCACCATTATTTAGTGCGGCGTTCTTTGCGTACACAGATCAGTATTATTTTGGAAAGTGCCGAGCCCCGCGAAGTAAACCATTTTGCCTTGCTTTTTGCCTACGGAGTAGACTGTGTTAATCCGTATTTAGTCTTTAGAGCAGTAGAGAGCTTGGTTAAAGATAAAGAGCTTGACCTGGATACAAAAAAGGCCAAGCATAATTATATAAAGGCAGTAGATAAGGGGATTTTAAAGGTCCTTTCTAAAATGGGTATATCAACCTTACAGAGCTATCGCGGTGCCCAGATTTTTGAAGCGGTGGGATTAAGTGAAAGTGTGATTGATGAATATTTCACTGGTACAGTTTCTAGGATTAACGGTGCATCTTTAGGTGTAATCGCCAAAGAGACTATTATGCGCCATACTGGGGCATTTCCGAAAAGGCCTCAAGGGCAGGATTACTTGGCAACAGGCGGCCTTTACCAGTGGAGGCGCGACGGAGAATTTCATCTCTGGAATCCGGATAGTATTACTGCTTTGCAGGATGCGGTACGCAATAATAATACCAAGAAATATCAGGAGTTTGCCGCCTTAATTAATGATCAGTCAAAAAATCCTACCACTTTAAGAAGCTTACTGAAATTTAAAACACAAAAACCTATTTCCTTAGATGAAGTTGAACCGGTCCAAGAGATTGTAAAAAGATTTGCTACCGGAGCAATGAGTTTTGGTTCGATTAGCCGCGCTACACACGAAACAATTGCTATTGCTATGAATAAATTGAAGGGAAAGTCTAATACCGGAGAAGGGGGAGAAGATCCATCGCGTTTTACTCCTTTACCAAACGGCGATTCCACT
This genomic window contains:
- a CDS encoding ammonium transporter, giving the protein MNSGDTAWVLISSALVLLMTPGLAFFYGGMVRRKNVLSVLMQCFIIMCVLSLQWVLVGYSLSFHPGNGFWGGLQWMGLNGVGLEPYADYAGSIPHQAFMVFQGMFAIITPALIIGAFAERMKFSAFLIFTLLWATFVYDPLCHWVWGMGGWLRNLGALDFAGGTVVHINAGIAALVTAIVLGKRSNLDKNVPTPHNMPFVVLGTVLLWFGWFGFNAGSALAANGLAVNAFVVTNTAAAAAGLAWALIEWMHNGKPTIFGVCSGAVAGLVAITPAAGFVGVIGAIVIGLLVSVVCFIAVTVIKPLFGYDDSLDAFGVHCVGGIWGALATGLFASKLINPAGANGLFFGNPKQFLTQALAVGVTIVYTGVVTFIIYKLVDIFIGVRVDEKSEAIGLDLTQHRERAYTILE
- the gltB gene encoding glutamate synthase large subunit gives rise to the protein MRYTHLPKKQGLYDPQFEHDSCGVGFVCNIKGNKSNDIVRQGLEVLRRLAHRGATGADPKTGDGAGLLIQFPHEFFVSVCKKENISLPQKGKYASGLVFLPQDALERKFCKETFENIINNEAQIFLGWRKVPVNNQDIGKTAKDTQPQIEQIFIGRNKNIVDVLAFERKLYIIRKQVENIIRASKIKQKPFFYIPSLSSRTFIYKGLLMPHQVESFFLDLSSKEIKSALALVHSRYSTNTFPTWDLSQPFRFIAHNGEINTLRGNINWMRARESFLKSELFSKDLKKILPVIVAGGSDSAILDNVFELLTLSGRSLVHTISMLIPAAWEQNNMLSQDVRVFYKYHTCLIEPWDGPAAIAFTDGDSIGAVLDRNGLRPCRYIVTKDDFVVMASEVGVLNIKPSNILHSGRLEPGKAFFIDTKAGRIIEDSQIKKELAHERPYEQWVKKNILELDTLAEKTPKKDKADTLTQLKAFGYTREDLKTLIKPMAENSQEPVGSMGNDTAHAVLSAKPQLLFSYFKQLFAQVTNPPIDPIREELVMSLASYLGPEKNILSDGEDHCHKLLVARPVLSDIELEKIRRIKKNGFKTKTISLLFQADEKINFSKELKKIFQAAESAIKAGYSFIILSDRGVNKDYASLPSLLAVSALHHYLVRRSLRTQISIILESAEPREVNHFALLFAYGVDCVNPYLVFRAVESLVKDKELDLDTKKAKHNYIKAVDKGILKVLSKMGISTLQSYRGAQIFEAVGLSESVIDEYFTGTVSRINGASLGVIAKETIMRHTGAFPKRPQGQDYLATGGLYQWRRDGEFHLWNPDSITALQDAVRNNNTKKYQEFAALINDQSKNPTTLRSLLKFKTQKPISLDEVEPVQEIVKRFATGAMSFGSISRATHETIAIAMNKLKGKSNTGEGGEDPSRFTPLPNGDSTRSAIKQVASGRFGVTTTYLVNADEIQIKIAQGAKPGEGGQLPGHKVSAIIAKTRYTTPGVTLISPPPHHDIYSIEDLAQLIFDLKNANPRARISVKLVSEIGVGTVAAGVAKGHADMILISGQDGGTGASPLSSIKYAGLPWELGLSETHQTLVLNDLRSRVRLQTDGQMRTGRDVAIAALLGAEEFGFCTAVLIVLGCVMLRHCNLNNCSVGIATQDEVLEKRFTGRPEYIINYFIFIANELRQIMSSLGIKKLEDMVGRVDLLELNQEILPWKAKEIDFSKILFKPQVPESVITHYCKEQDHGIDKIMDLKLIELSMPALEKSQNVHIEQLIENVNRTTGAMLSGEVCKRFGESGLPEDTIKCNFKGVAGQSFGAFLAKGITFALEGMANDYVGKGISGGKIIIYPDRLVDYKPDENIIIGNTTFYGAINGEAYIRGVAGERFCIRNSGLNAVVEGLGDHGCEYMTGGRVVILGKCGRNFGAGMSGGIAYCLDESSDFKKRCNLGMVGLEKIDAQDIETIKKLLFNHHKYTQSPKAKEVLANFHKYANLFIKVMPLEYKRILEERKVLKKADLGEYTDG
- a CDS encoding ammonium transporter — its product is MINQADTLFVLMSAAFVMLMTPGLAFFYGGMVRRKNILSVLMQCFVALCLLSLQWIIFGYSLSFAPGNGFWGGLSWFGLNGVGAAPYAGYSVTIPHQAFMVFQMMFAVITPALIIGAFAERMKFSAFLVFTLLWATFVYDPLCHWIWGVGGWLRNLGVLDFAGGIVVHTSAGIAALVSTIIIGKRKNLEHTPSPHNLPFVVLGTALLWFGWYGFNAGSALAVNGIAVSAFIATNTAAAAAGLSWAFLEWIRNGKPTVFGIVTGSIAGLATVTPASGFVSPISAIIIGIAASIICFIAVAVTKPRFGYDDSLDAFGVHGVGGILGTLLTGVLASKAINPAGADGLLYGNPKQLLIQLLAVTVAVSYTFIATFIIYKLVDIFFRMRVSEKDELVGLDLTQHRERAYTILE
- a CDS encoding glutamine synthetase III encodes the protein MSIRQKVLFKIKSTDLEKIDSPKKVSSYFGENTFNTETMQKHISKPTFEAFKLWMSEGKTITMEQANEIAGAMKDWAMAKGATYYTHWFQPMTGLTAEKHDSFISITAPGKVIEKFSGNKLIQGEPDASSFPSGGIRATFEARGYTAWDPSSPAFIIESTLGKTLCIPTIFISYHGEALDKKLPLLRSDEALNNAAIGLVKLFGRKDVKKVFSTCGPEQEYFLIDKNYYNLRQDLIMTGRTLVGAPSPKGQQLEDQYFGTIKERVVNFMFEVAVEAYKLGIPVMTRHNEVAPHQYEFAPIFEESNIAADHNQLLMELMKKVALRHGMVCLLHEKPFAGINGSGKHLNWSLADDLGNNLLNPGQTPEDNLQFLAVLAAVLRAVYLHADLLRASVALAGNEHRLGANEAPPAIISVFLGAQLTSILNMIEKGVKSKVSKADIIDLGLARLPKFNKDTTDRNRTSPFAFTGAKFEFRAVGSSQNISTPIAVINTIIAESLDYVADSIKRATSTGKDFNSAVLLVISKIVKETKDIRFEGNNYAEEWIKEAKKRGLPNIASTYESLEALTKKENIALFEKYKVFSKEELVARYHIWIHMYNLTLEIEANTLNEMVNASVVPAGYEYEKLLALNLDALVKLQKDAGLKVDVAALKDKKEHLAEIVAKIYYVRRNVGEMIKLLEKASKVSNEKRAELYFEGLKPLMEHIRKHVDQLECVVSDDAWDLPKYREMLFIK
- a CDS encoding helix-turn-helix domain-containing protein, which produces MNVFFYRQACIKFRQFMITILITEDELKAKEALTKMLEQEGYALSGSESGNDVIRVVKKDCIRDLAFIKDKVIELENSLFIEKKGVLYKSVLEAIEKPLLEQTLERCEGNQLKAARILGINRNTMRAKIKKLSINADRWKTNI
- a CDS encoding P-II family nitrogen regulator, yielding MKLVIAIIQPYKLEEVKEELYKVEVNLITVSEVLGHGRQKGITEVYRGSKETGNLLRKIRLEIAVNDNYLEPTIKAIVKGAKTGETGDGKIFVLDLKECIRIRTEERGAVAIG